From one Culex quinquefasciatus strain JHB chromosome 3, VPISU_Cqui_1.0_pri_paternal, whole genome shotgun sequence genomic stretch:
- the LOC6039551 gene encoding tetratricopeptide repeat protein 27, whose amino-acid sequence MCDNLWSLFDFEENAAPENLSELQTLIKRCDWTGCFRHQLFQTLATSDTAALSQENPDDLLSAGIASLLAFVQNNFVGPTVSYADVLPNIPNARDALKSDGEELNVNVRSPELLYFCKVAFEQLSANAEAFAIKLWYVRFLVVYQRCLDDLTHSVYTKFDETVGQLEKAIEGVEDVRVKVQAHVEIFQGYLLFKRISKSDRWRTALQTLTGVEITVEGVLGVRTKYQQKALPQLTLRAKGLEGGDFASAKETHGQVALPTILKLEDDLRLERVKFMEENENEDAQLPAVVQQMVLSTVLYLKYSQPKDKLADEELQPYITSLLYQEYGPWATRIGALFLNVCQESNHKRTVDRSLKQCEELVNLIDSDVVPAEHRLASAFCSALIPRWQIKAKLGDLMVSLGMIKGALDLYLELQLWEEVIACYNHLELRHKAAEIVQQEIAKKPTVTLYCLLGDATDDVECYQKAWEFSKETSARAQRHWGNFYFAKKQYVEAIPHLSKSVEINCLQESTLLRLGYAALQLEQWEEAAKAYRMYTSLESHGFESWNNLAMAYIKLGDKKRAHKVLQEALKCNFNNWKVWDNYLVVSIDTKNYEDALNAYERLMELKEKFYDQQVLEILTKVISEGAPDATGNSSSRLTKKILKLLGHACAQSPTNGLLYELSSRLESEDPLKKAQKLQNAYRGYTQSNSHWSKAPDSCEKILQLCIELCEASLNAFQAGKTDPAKLPSAKSQLSSARLTGQGCLRAASNENWEQNATLVENLTAVVQKLTEELTNAMN is encoded by the exons CTCCCGAAAACCTCTCCGAGCTTCAAACCCTCATCAAGCGCTGCGATTGGACAGGTTGCTTTCGGCACCAGTTATTCCAAACCCTCGCTACGTCCGACACCGCCGCCTTATCCCAGGAGAACCCCGACGACCTGCTATCTGCCGGCATAGCTTCACTGCTTGCCTTCGTCCAGAACAATTTCGTAGGCCCCACGGTGTCCTACGCCGATGTGCTCCCTAACATTCCGAACGCGAGAGATGCGCTAAAATCGGACGGCGAAGAGCTGAACGTGAACGTTCGATCGCCCGAGTTGCTGTACTTTTGCAAAGTAGCGTTCGAGCAGCTGAGTGCGAATGCTGAGGCGTTCGCGATCAAGTTGTGGTATGTTCGGTTCTTGGTCGTCTACCAGCGATGTTTGGACGACCTGACGCACAGCGTTTATACGAAGTTCGATGAGACGGTGGGGCAGTTGGAGAAAGCGATTGAGGGTGTGGAAGATGTGAGGGTTAAAGTTCAGGCGCACGTCGAGATCTTCCAGGGTTATCTGCTGTTCAAGCGCATCAGCAAGTCGGACCGCTGGCGGACGGCGCTGCAGACGTTGACGGGGGTTGAGATAACCGTGGAGGGTGTGTTGGGCGTGCGGACAAAGTACCAGCAGAAGGCGCTGCCGCAGCTGACGTTGCGGGCAAAGGGGCTGGAGGGTGGTGACTTTGCGTCGGCGAAGGAAACGCATGGACAGGTGGCGCTGCCGACGATTCTGAAGTTGGAGGATGATTTGCGGCTGGAAAGGGTTAAATTTATGGAGGAGAATGAGAACGAGGACGCTCAGCTGCCGGCGGTGGTTCAGCAGATGGTGCTTTCGACGGT ACTCTACCTGAAGTACTCGCAACCAAAGGACAAGCTGGCGGATGAGGAGTTGCAGCCGTACATAACATCGCTGCTGTACCAGGAGTACGGACCATGGGCGACCCGGATTGGGGCGTTATTCTTGAACGTGTGCCAAGAGTCGAATCACAAGCGAACCGTTGACCGGTCGCTGAAGCAGTGCGAAGAGTTGGTCAATTTGATCGACTCCGACGTGGTTCCGGCCGAGCATCGACTGGCCAGTGCGTTCTGCTCGGCGTTGATTCCCCGATGGCAGATCAAGGCCAAGCTGGGTGATTTGATGGTTTCGCTGGGCATGATCAAGGGCGCGTTGGATTTGTATCTGGAGTTGCAACTGTGGGAGGAGGTCATCGCGTGTTACAACCACTTGGAGTTGCGCCACAAGGCGGCGGAAATTGTCCAGCAGGAGATCGCCAAGAAGCCAACGGTGACGCTGTACTGCCTGCTGGGAGATGCCACCGACGACGTTGAGTGCTACCAGAAGGCGTGGGAATTTTCCAAGGAGACTAGCGCTCGCGCTCAACGGCACTGGGGAAATTTCTACTTTGCCAAGAAGCAGTACGTGGAAGCGATCCCACATCTGAGCAAGTCGGTAGAGATCAACTGTCTGCAGGAGAGCACACTGTTACGGCTGGGCTACGCCGCCCTCCAACTGGAACAATGGGAAGAAGCGGCCAAGGCATACCGTATGTACACTTCCCTGGAATCGCACGGGTTCGAATCGTGGAACAACCTGGCCATGGCTTACATCAAGTTGGGCGACAAAAAACGAGCCCACAAAGTCCTCCAAGAAGCACTCAAGTGCAACTTCAACAATTGGAAAGTTTGGGACAACTACCTGGTCGTTAGCATCGACACCAAGAACTACGAGGACGCCCTCAACGCGTACGAACGCCTCATGGAACTCAAAGAGAAATTCTACGACCAACAAGTCCTAGAAATCCTCACCAAGGTCATCTCCGAAGGCGCTCCCGATGCCACCGGAAACTCCTCCTCCCGACTAACCAAAAAGATTCTCAAACTGCTAGGCCACGCCTGCGCCCAATCCCCCACCAACGGCTTACTGTACGAACTATCATCCCGCCTCGAATCCGAAGACCCGCTCAAGAAAGCCCAAAAACTCCAGAACGCGTACCGCGGCTACACCCAATCCAACAGCCACTGGTCAAAAGCGCCCGACAGCTGCGAAAAGATCCTCCAGCTTTGCATCGAACTGTGCGAGGCCAGTTTGAACGCATTCCAAGCGGGAAAAACGGACCCCGCCAAGCTCCCGTCCGCAAAGTCCCAGCTGTCCTCGGCCCGGCTCACCGGCCAAGGCTGTCTGCGGGCCGCGAGCAACGAAAACTGGGAACAAAATGCCACCCTCGTGGAGAACCTCACGGCGGTTGTGCAAAAACTAACCGAGGAACTCACGAATGCTATGAACTAa